TTTATCAAACCCATGCGGCGGATCACACCACGAAAACCTACATCAACGTGGACGAGATGCATCCCCTGGCTTGTTTTTAAAAACTGAAGATCATTAACCCTTCTGATCTTGGCTCCATCAGTATCCACAACCTGCTTATCCAATAAGGCGTCCTTGAGTAGCAGTTCCCCCTGCCGCAAATTAAGAGTAAGCAACTCACTTGTTGAATGTATGGAAACGGATACATCTCCATTAAAATCAACTACGTTTCCCCAAGGAAGAAAAACGGGATTTTCTTTTTGCGCGGAACTGAATATTATTCCGGTAACTATAGGAAAAGGATCAATAAACTCCGCGGCTAAATCATAAACTTTGCCCAGGGTTTCGCCTCCGGCTCCGATAATTTTTTTCCCCAGAATTCTGCTTAAAAATAAAAAAATTTCGGGATCCTGATTTATATCCATTTTCCCCTCCGAATTTTCATTTATATCAGTTATTCTTTTTTAACAAAAGTTTTTTTGAATTATTTTTTCATCTTGACATTTTAACACCTTAGTTGTATTAAAAATCAGATTTTACCCTTTTAATTTAATCCGGTGAGATTGAAAAAGGAAAACATAATGAAATGTTTATCAAGATATTATCAAGCCTTTCTCCTTTCGGGGGAAGGCTTTTTTTATAACATTACCCGAGGTTGACACGTATGTCGAACAATAAAAACATCAAAACAGTAATGGATAAGGACGGGATTGAAAGATGCCTCACCCGAATCGCTTATGAAATTCTGGAAAAAAATAAAGGCATGGAAAACCTTGTACTCGTCGGCATAAGAACCGGTGGAGTTTATCTGGCCCAAAGACTACAGAAGAAAATGTCCGATATCGAACACGGAAAGATTCCTCTGGGAATACTTGATATAACTCTCTATCGTGATGATATTTCCGCGTCCAACAAGAAACCTCGCCTCGGGGAAACAAAAATAAATTTCTCTCTTGATGATAAAATAGTCATACTCGTTGATGATGTCCTCTTTACCGGTCGAACCATCCGAGCGGCAATGGACGCACTGATTGATTTCGGACGCCCCAGGATGATTCAGCTTGCCGTTTTAATCGACCGCGGCCATCGCGAACTCCCGATAAGAGCCGATTTTGTCGGCAAAAATCTCCCCTCTTCTCTTTGGGAAGCCGTCCGTGTCGACCTGGTGGAAAAAAACGGTGTGGATGAGGTTGTCATAGAAGAAGGACCATAAATTAAAAACTTTTTAAGGCTTGTTATGAAATTTGAAAGAAAAGATATTCTGGGAATAAAAGACTTATCCGTTGATGAGATAAATTTCATTCTGGAGACAGCGGAATCTTTTTTGGAAGTATCCACCCGTAAAATAAAGAAAGTGCCCACACTGCGCGGTAAAACAATCATCAATCTTTTTTATGAAGCAAGTACGCGCACCAGAACATCTTTCGAAATCGCCGGCAAACGATTAAGCGCCGACACTATCAACATTTCAGCTTCAACCAGTTCCGTGGTCAAGGGAGAAACTC
The sequence above is a segment of the Deltaproteobacteria bacterium HGW-Deltaproteobacteria-2 genome. Coding sequences within it:
- a CDS encoding bifunctional pyr operon transcriptional regulator/uracil phosphoribosyltransferase PyrR produces the protein MSNNKNIKTVMDKDGIERCLTRIAYEILEKNKGMENLVLVGIRTGGVYLAQRLQKKMSDIEHGKIPLGILDITLYRDDISASNKKPRLGETKINFSLDDKIVILVDDVLFTGRTIRAAMDALIDFGRPRMIQLAVLIDRGHRELPIRADFVGKNLPSSLWEAVRVDLVEKNGVDEVVIEEGP